The Arachis duranensis cultivar V14167 chromosome 9, aradu.V14167.gnm2.J7QH, whole genome shotgun sequence genomic sequence GTAAAAATTCTCAGACAGTCACCTCAAAGTGGAAAAGTATCAGTTTTTTAGATTAGGGACTTTGGTACACGTCATGGCACAGCATCAGGTGAAGATAAATCAAGTTAGTAATTAACAAGATTAGTCTCGAGGAGACTTGATCAGGAACACCCAACTCTATTTGgcatataatgataataatttcTCTGCTTGCTTATCAATTGATTTCAAAAGTCAatcatactttttcttttagttagtttgaaGCCAAGAGATGCTCGTGTTCTAATTGAAGTTTTCAGATGAGGATCAATCAACCATTCTTGTAACAGCATCACATCCCTATTTTCTGATGTCATTTAAagattagaataaaaaaaaaaaaaataccacgAAACTGTACAGGGAAAGACTATATACTAGCCAAGAGAAAACAATATATGTTAgggagataataaaaaaatcaacccAAACACCTCAAAAAGAACTGATCTCCCATATCAGCTAGTATATCTTGTATGTACAATACAATCTATCATTCACAGTAGCCATCATAGAGGATGATATGATCCCTGATATTGATAATTTAGAATGGTAATAATAATACACACGACAAGTAATACATTTTACTGCACCGACAGTAGGTTATTTTGGACATCCTCTCCCTCCCCCTCCCTCCCCCTCATCACCACCTCCACCTGCTTCCCATGTCGTTCTTCAGCAGCAACCCCACTAAGTTAACTAGACTGAACAACTAAGGGATAATAACTAAACATATTACACTTAAAAAGagactaagaaaaaaaaaaaaaacattattgtTCACAACAGTCACTCACAGAAAAGGGGCTAGCAATGAGAACCTAATTAACCTAGTCATGTCTCACTCACTGTCACTATTATTGTTATGGTGGTTGTTGGTGTTGCTGCTATGGTGATTCCCTGCATTGTTGTTGGTACCTTTTTTACCAAGCTTAAGTTGCGAGATCTCCAACTGTGTCTTCATGAAGAACTGCATCCGCTGCAGCTCAAGATCCTTGGCGAATTTCATCCTCTGCTTCTCCATCTCCACCACCTGCTGAAGCTTCGAACTCTCCGCTTGCTCGTAAGCCTCCCCAAACTTGAGAATTGCCTGAGTCAATTCCCTCACTGCACACCCCCAGCTCTTCCCCTTCGCCTTCGTCACTAGTCCCGGTTCCCTTCCTTTAGGCCCGTTTGGGTTCATCTCCATCTCTCTCTGCTGCTGCATCCTCGGCCTCTTCCGCTCATAATTCTCCGGCGGGAAACTGTCACTGGACACCGGAGACGGCGGGTCTCTATCCGAGGAATCAGACTCTGGATGAGTAGGATGACGCCTCCGGAACGAGAGCTTCTGGTTCTTCACCTGCTTGTTTTGGTTCTGATTTTGATTCTTTAGAGTTTGGAACTGATTATTGTTATTACCGCTGCTGCGGATCCCTACCGGAATTCCAAGCGGAACCTTCTGTGTGGCCGGGGAGGGGGTGTTACCGGCGCCGGGGATCTTGGCAGTGGGACCGATCAACTGGTCAAGGCGATCATAGAAAGGCCACTTGCTAGGTACGCCGGCACTGGCGATCTTTGCCTTTTCGAGCTTGTACTTCTTCTTGACGGTGTCGATCCGGTTCTTGCACTGTATGTCGGTCTTTGGTGTCTTGCCATAGTCCTCTCTTCCGCTCACGATCTCCGCTACCTCCTTCCAGTGTTTCTGTTTCAGGTTCCCCCTGCTCAGTTCAAGGTACCTCTCTCCCCACGCGTCAATCAGCACCGCCGTAGCGCCCTCGCTCCAGCAATCTTCCctccctcctcctcctcctcccccGCTACCGCCGCCGTTTCCCCTCGGGGGAGGCGCTGGTTGCTGCTGAATCGGAAGCGCTAATGCCACGCTATTAGGAGCCGGAGGCGGTTGCTGCTGCGGTGCCGGCGCCGCCACCGTCACCGTTATCCGGCCGTTCTCCCTCGGCGACGACGCCGGGGATCCGCTCGCCGGAGACGGGTGTGACTGGATCTCATCGTCGTCGTCCATTGACTCGTCGGCGCCGATCTACCGTGGGGTTTCACAGTAACGATTGGTAGAGATGGAAAGAGAGAGGaggttagagagagaaagaagatgaagctagggttttcatttttctttttttatttttcttgattttggcCGGAGAGAATTTATCGATGCCTTTTCGTGCTTTGTTCGTTTTTTTTACCCTTTttcaatagattttttttaaaagaaattggggaaaattatattttgaagtTTTTTGGGTAGTTTCACGGAAGGGGTGGATTTTGACGGTGACCGTGGATGAGGGTTTGGCAGTCCAGGACACGTGGAGGGACAGAAGAGGAAGATGGAATTGACGTGGAAGGATGTGATTGGAGAAAAGAGGAAATTCCGTCACCGGCTAGTTGGTGTTTCTGTGTGCCGGCTCAGTTGGTGGACCTTTTCCGTTACTATTGGTGCGGGTTAGTTCACGAGTTTGATGATAAACACCAGGACCTTGTTACTCTTGTATCTCAAGTTCTGAGTTATCATTCCAACCTGCCTCCGCGGTCACCGGTGATATCCCCAATTTACCCTCAACCTACTTAACTTTCTTGTCGTTTTAGTATTTCAAGTTACCTAAGAAAAAGAGTACTTTGATAAAATTCCAGCAATTACATTCAAATCTGGTGAGTCAAAAGAGAATAACTGTTAATTAAGCGCAAGACAAATTATATTTGTACTGTTTTTAGTATAACTTTACATGTATACTTCTTTtgctaattttaaaagataaacatTTTATGAATTAATCTCCACATATATAAGTTTTTTTGCTATACAAGtcttataaattctaaaattcatTTATTCCTAAAATGTCTCTCTTATAGCACATATGTTTCATGCTCTTTCTTGACAGATTTTTCAATCACTGCacgttcttttttttctttttcattatttttctttttcgttatcATCGTCATCAACACcacttcttcctcctccttttttcattggattttcttctcttcctttctttttctctttctcctttatcatcagttatctcgttgttgaatataatgaataattcaagttcagattgttaattgaacaaaaacaaaatttattattgtttttgcaTCTAATCAAGTAGATAAGGTGTGGTtcaattcagaaaaaaaaaatgtagcattagagaaaatatttttctgtatttgtagcAAATTAAGATGTAATATGAATATATTTGGGTTAAAAACGAAGatatttggatgtatttttattctgataagttttgcataatttaaaactcttccttttcctcctcctcatttTCTGCTGctgctttttttttcatcatcatcaccatcttcttctttttttttcttattcatgtttttctttttattttatcttctcaagtttcttcttgttttactgtcttaacaagaataaaagcagaaaaaatcaaaaaagaagaaaatggcaCATAATGCTAaaaaattacttgaaaaatgatgaactcatattcatttaattaaaagaaagaaagaaataagaaaaagaagaagaagaaaaaaatgcagcattagagaaaatatttttctatacaaaaatattatttgtacactaaaatcagctaccAATTTATTTGTGTATAAGTATAtgtgtgtttttatttatttccatgtatatttgtatttcttttttttttcttattcatattttcctttttgttttaccttatcaagtttctttttgttttactgttttaacaagaataaaaataaaaaaaatcaaacaaagaagaa encodes the following:
- the LOC107464875 gene encoding trihelix transcription factor ENAP2, which produces MDDDDEIQSHPSPASGSPASSPRENGRITVTVAAPAPQQQPPPAPNSVALALPIQQQPAPPPRGNGGGSGGGGGGGREDCWSEGATAVLIDAWGERYLELSRGNLKQKHWKEVAEIVSGREDYGKTPKTDIQCKNRIDTVKKKYKLEKAKIASAGVPSKWPFYDRLDQLIGPTAKIPGAGNTPSPATQKVPLGIPVGIRSSGNNNNQFQTLKNQNQNQNKQVKNQKLSFRRRHPTHPESDSSDRDPPSPVSSDSFPPENYERKRPRMQQQREMEMNPNGPKGREPGLVTKAKGKSWGCAVRELTQAILKFGEAYEQAESSKLQQVVEMEKQRMKFAKDLELQRMQFFMKTQLEISQLKLGKKGTNNNAGNHHSSNTNNHHNNNSDSE